From Rhodococcus sp. B7740, one genomic window encodes:
- a CDS encoding Hsp20/alpha crystallin family protein, with amino-acid sequence MLRFDPFRDVDSLTSAMLGASSGSDRAPRFMPMDLYKVDDHYVLSADLPGIDPGSIDVDVDRGTLTLTAHRSAPENTGVQWITSERFAGTFRRQVSLGDGVDTERISAAYDNGVLSITIPLAERAKPRKIDIAHTEQKSIEHEST; translated from the coding sequence GTGCTTCGTTTCGATCCGTTCCGTGATGTCGATTCCCTCACCTCGGCCATGCTGGGTGCCTCTTCCGGTTCGGACCGCGCCCCGCGATTCATGCCGATGGACCTCTACAAAGTCGACGACCACTACGTGCTCAGTGCCGATCTACCCGGCATCGACCCCGGATCAATCGATGTCGACGTCGACCGCGGTACGTTGACGCTCACCGCTCATCGATCCGCTCCGGAAAACACTGGGGTGCAGTGGATTACCTCGGAGCGATTCGCCGGCACGTTCCGCCGCCAGGTCTCGCTGGGTGACGGCGTCGATACCGAGCGCATCTCCGCGGCGTACGACAACGGCGTTCTGTCCATCACCATTCCCCTCGCCGAACGCGCGAAACCACGCAAGATCGACATCGCACACACCGAGCAGAAGTCCATCGAACACGAATCGACCTGA
- a CDS encoding ArsR/SmtB family transcription factor produces the protein MAQYSTVLDDVFQALADPTRRAVLSRLGSGPATVGELAEPFDMTLPSFMKHIHLLERSGWIRTRKVGRVRACTIERANLDVADHWLREQRAVWESRTDRLEQFVTDTAKESEAQ, from the coding sequence ATGGCTCAGTATTCGACCGTTCTCGACGACGTTTTTCAAGCACTGGCCGACCCGACCCGGCGGGCAGTGCTCAGTCGGTTGGGATCGGGACCGGCCACGGTGGGTGAACTCGCAGAACCGTTCGACATGACTCTGCCGTCGTTCATGAAACACATTCATCTGCTCGAGCGCAGTGGCTGGATTCGCACGCGCAAGGTGGGCCGTGTTCGTGCATGCACGATCGAGCGAGCCAACCTGGACGTGGCCGATCACTGGCTACGCGAGCAACGAGCCGTCTGGGAATCCCGCACCGATCGCCTCGAACAGTTCGTCACCGACACCGCGAAAGAAAGTGAAGCGCAATGA
- a CDS encoding SRPBCC family protein produces MTSIDPSLDLTISRVIKAPRAAVWSAWIDPSKFEKWWIPAPALCRVDGWDPRPGGAFRTLISESGGDFAPHIDGCFLAVDDGERIVFTNSLVEGWRPAPQLFMTAVITLSDHPDGTEYNAHVMHRNEEDRKMHEEYGFHDGWGTVIAQLAQFVEG; encoded by the coding sequence ATGACATCGATCGATCCTTCCCTCGACCTGACCATTTCCCGCGTGATCAAGGCTCCACGCGCAGCAGTGTGGAGTGCGTGGATCGACCCGTCGAAATTCGAGAAGTGGTGGATCCCTGCGCCTGCTCTGTGCCGGGTGGACGGCTGGGACCCGCGACCGGGTGGGGCCTTCCGGACCCTCATCAGCGAATCCGGTGGCGACTTCGCTCCGCACATCGACGGCTGCTTCCTCGCCGTCGACGACGGTGAGCGCATCGTGTTCACCAACTCCCTCGTCGAAGGGTGGCGGCCGGCACCGCAGCTGTTCATGACCGCGGTGATCACCCTGTCCGACCACCCCGACGGAACCGAGTACAACGCCCACGTGATGCACCGCAACGAAGAAGACCGAAAGATGCACGAGGAGTACGGCTTCCACGACGGCTGGGGTACCGTCATCGCGCAACTCGCCCAGTTCGTCGAAGGCTAG
- a CDS encoding DUF5914 domain-containing protein, whose translation MTALDAVRRRWPKTMPLQPLPSESWAKQEPTWKGANPQVIESALKRAKTRTSGNWFVFAASRDVKADKPFGRYVGTTELVAWRDSAGKVHIGPGACPHLGAALDTAKIECDTLVCRWHGLALGPKGKPGWRPVPAFDDGVLVWVRLDELGGEEPTPVPVVPIRPPASTAIAGVVTLVGKCEPDDIIANRLDPWHGAWFHPYSFARLKVVSAPTEIDVPEEDDRFLVDVTFRVSRGVGVPVRAEFVCPGPRTIVMRILDGEGAGSVVETHATPLAPAPDGTPRTAVIEATIASSDRPGFQMARKASGLLRPAMNFTAARLWKDDLDYAERRYELRSQGRA comes from the coding sequence ATGACCGCGCTGGATGCAGTACGACGACGGTGGCCGAAGACGATGCCGCTGCAGCCGCTGCCGTCGGAGTCGTGGGCCAAGCAGGAGCCCACTTGGAAGGGTGCGAATCCGCAGGTCATCGAGTCTGCTTTGAAGCGTGCGAAGACGCGGACCTCGGGCAATTGGTTCGTGTTCGCTGCCAGTCGTGACGTCAAGGCCGACAAGCCGTTCGGCAGGTATGTCGGCACCACCGAATTGGTGGCCTGGCGGGACTCAGCGGGCAAGGTGCACATCGGGCCGGGTGCGTGCCCGCATCTGGGCGCTGCGTTGGATACCGCGAAGATCGAATGCGACACATTGGTCTGCCGCTGGCACGGTCTTGCGCTCGGACCTAAGGGCAAGCCCGGTTGGCGTCCGGTGCCCGCGTTCGACGACGGGGTTCTGGTGTGGGTTCGGCTCGACGAGCTCGGTGGTGAGGAGCCGACGCCCGTCCCCGTGGTTCCGATCCGCCCGCCTGCTTCGACTGCCATCGCCGGTGTGGTCACTCTCGTCGGCAAGTGCGAGCCCGACGACATCATCGCCAATCGACTCGACCCCTGGCACGGTGCGTGGTTCCACCCGTACTCGTTCGCACGGCTGAAGGTGGTCAGCGCGCCCACCGAGATCGATGTGCCCGAGGAGGACGATCGCTTTCTCGTCGATGTGACCTTCCGCGTCAGTCGTGGCGTCGGTGTGCCGGTGCGGGCCGAGTTCGTCTGCCCCGGTCCCCGCACCATCGTGATGCGCATCCTCGACGGTGAGGGAGCGGGCAGCGTCGTCGAAACCCATGCGACGCCGTTGGCCCCCGCACCCGACGGCACACCGCGTACGGCCGTCATCGAAGCCACGATCGCAAGTTCGGATCGACCGGGATTCCAGATGGCGCGCAAGGCGTCCGGTCTCCTGCGACCGGCGATGAACTTCACCGCTGCACGGTTGTGGAAGGACGATCTCGACTACGCCGAGCGACGCTACGAGCTGCGTTCGCAGGGCCGGGCTTGA
- a CDS encoding NAD(P)/FAD-dependent oxidoreductase, whose translation MKSVTVVGASLAGVAAARALRDQGFDGRITMIGDEVHLPYDRPPLSKSFLLGDESALPLDIDGLDVEWRLGCAATGLSGTTVSTASGDIGADAVVIATGAAACRLPGTVGIDGIHVLRSLDDARALRSSLSSGVRVTVVGAGFIGSEVASTAVGMGASVTVVEASVTPLARVFGSELGSLIAGWHRNAGAALLTGVSVAGFVVQAGRVRAVELADGSMIESDVVVLGVGSTPNVGWLDGSGLDIHGGVVTDHRGITSNPAVVAVGDCAAVRDASGMIRRDEHWTSAATRPAVAVEALLTGGSRGFTGLPYVWSDQYAARIQFAGHHGPDCIADIVEGDPTTGPFVALYRHNDRPVAVLAVSSPRSFGKWRRQVVDTSTLMT comes from the coding sequence GTGAAGTCGGTGACCGTGGTCGGAGCCTCGCTCGCCGGGGTGGCCGCAGCCCGCGCACTGCGCGATCAAGGTTTCGACGGCCGCATCACGATGATCGGCGACGAAGTGCATCTGCCGTACGACCGACCGCCACTGTCCAAGAGTTTCCTTCTCGGTGACGAATCCGCACTGCCACTCGACATCGACGGTCTGGACGTCGAGTGGCGTCTCGGTTGTGCGGCCACCGGCCTGTCGGGGACCACGGTCTCGACCGCATCCGGCGATATCGGTGCCGACGCGGTGGTGATCGCAACCGGAGCTGCGGCGTGTCGGCTCCCCGGCACAGTCGGGATCGACGGAATTCACGTGCTGCGCAGCCTGGACGATGCGCGTGCGCTGCGGTCTTCGCTGTCGTCGGGAGTTCGGGTCACGGTGGTCGGAGCCGGGTTCATCGGCAGCGAAGTCGCCTCCACTGCAGTGGGAATGGGCGCTTCGGTGACCGTCGTAGAAGCCTCGGTGACTCCGCTCGCTCGCGTGTTCGGCAGTGAGCTGGGCTCACTCATCGCCGGGTGGCACCGCAACGCCGGTGCGGCACTGCTGACCGGAGTATCGGTAGCCGGATTCGTCGTCCAGGCGGGCCGGGTACGTGCGGTGGAATTGGCGGACGGTTCGATGATCGAGTCCGACGTGGTCGTCCTCGGCGTCGGTTCGACGCCGAACGTCGGCTGGCTCGACGGATCCGGCCTGGACATCCACGGCGGAGTGGTGACCGATCACCGCGGCATCACCTCCAACCCAGCCGTCGTCGCCGTCGGGGACTGCGCTGCGGTGCGCGATGCCTCCGGGATGATTCGCCGCGACGAACACTGGACCTCCGCCGCAACCCGCCCGGCCGTCGCCGTCGAGGCACTGCTGACCGGTGGGTCCAGAGGGTTCACCGGACTCCCGTACGTGTGGTCCGACCAATACGCCGCGCGAATCCAGTTCGCCGGACATCACGGACCCGACTGCATCGCCGACATCGTCGAGGGCGACCCCACCACCGGGCCCTTCGTCGCTCTCTACCGACACAACGACCGCCCGGTCGCCGTTCTCGCGGTGTCCTCGCCGCGATCCTTCGGCAAATGGCGCCGTCAGGTGGTCGATACCTCGACCCTGATGACCTGA
- a CDS encoding bifunctional 3-phenylpropionate/cinnamic acid dioxygenase ferredoxin subunit, which translates to MTATFSTRVLLDVGRAEDLPDGEALRITPAGAPPIAIFNVEGEFFAIDDTCTHQDASLSEGWVEDCAVECPLHTACFDLRTGAALGAPAKIPVRTHAVHVEDGVIRIAVTP; encoded by the coding sequence ATGACCGCAACGTTCTCCACCCGCGTCCTGCTCGACGTCGGTCGCGCCGAGGATCTCCCCGACGGCGAGGCCCTGCGCATCACCCCGGCCGGAGCACCACCGATCGCGATCTTCAACGTCGAAGGTGAGTTCTTCGCCATCGACGACACCTGCACCCACCAGGACGCCTCATTGTCCGAAGGGTGGGTCGAGGACTGCGCCGTCGAATGCCCGCTCCACACAGCATGTTTCGACCTACGCACCGGAGCGGCACTGGGTGCTCCCGCGAAGATCCCCGTACGTACGCACGCCGTACACGTCGAGGACGGAGTCATCCGCATCGCGGTCACTCCGTGA
- a CDS encoding GcvT family protein, producing MSSSIPRVVIVGAGIVGCSLADELTARGWTDVTVLDKGPLPLTGGSTSHAPGLVFATNSSRSMSRFAAYTAAKFKSLDCFLDVGGLEVATTPERVDELHRRHGFATSWGLTSEVVDAERCLELYPLLDRGRILAGLHTPDDGLAKAVKASATQAKQATARGARFIGGMDVTSIDRSNGRVTAVRAGEHTFEADIVVCCAGFWGPELGELLGMTVPLQPLAHQYAHTTELDLPSRRARTEAVLPILRHQDERLYYREHGDHLGIGSYHHRPMPVDSRELGSSENVTAQNMPSSMPFTEADFADAWQRSTELLPTLEHAKIQHAFNGIFSFTPDGAPIVGESREVQGLWVSEAIWVTHSAGVAKSLAEQMITGHSEIDMHECDLYRFEKTDLVPSNVARTSAQNFVEVYDIIHPLQPKVEPRPLRVSPFYGRQQELGAMFLDGAGWERPHWYESNSVLLEQLPEQWQAPKREPWSAKFWSPISAVEAWRTREAVAMYDMTPLRRLEVGGPGALALLQKLTTNQLDKKVGSVTYALMLDATGGVRSDVTVARVAEDRFQVGVNGPLDEDWMLRHAGSDVYVRDITGATACIGLWGPLAREVLAPLTSADISHTGLKYFNGRTIHVGGVDVLALRLSYVGELGWELYTDADTALRLWDTLWDAGQEHGVVAAGRSAFNSLRLEKGYRSWGTDMTTEHDPYQAGLGFAVRKAKGDFIGASALQEERGGPVLTCLTLDDPSHVVMGKEPVLIDGTVAGYVTSAAYGYTIGKTVAYAWLPAGLQPGEHVAVQYFRDLLPATVMAEPLVDPDMNKIRC from the coding sequence ATGTCCTCGAGCATCCCGAGGGTTGTGATCGTCGGTGCCGGAATCGTCGGCTGCAGCCTCGCCGACGAACTCACCGCGCGCGGCTGGACGGACGTGACCGTCCTGGACAAGGGCCCGCTACCGCTCACCGGAGGTTCCACCTCGCATGCGCCGGGCCTGGTGTTCGCCACCAATTCGTCCCGATCGATGTCGCGCTTCGCGGCCTACACGGCCGCCAAGTTCAAGAGCCTCGATTGCTTCCTCGACGTCGGTGGCCTCGAGGTGGCGACGACGCCCGAGCGCGTCGACGAACTGCATCGACGCCACGGTTTCGCCACCTCCTGGGGACTGACCTCGGAGGTGGTGGACGCCGAACGCTGTCTCGAGCTGTACCCCCTGCTCGATCGCGGCCGCATACTCGCCGGCCTGCACACCCCCGACGACGGGCTGGCCAAGGCCGTCAAGGCCAGCGCGACGCAGGCCAAGCAGGCCACCGCCCGCGGTGCGCGCTTCATCGGCGGCATGGACGTCACGTCGATCGACCGGAGCAACGGTCGAGTCACGGCCGTGCGGGCGGGCGAGCACACCTTCGAGGCCGATATCGTCGTCTGCTGCGCCGGATTCTGGGGGCCGGAGCTGGGCGAGCTTCTCGGTATGACGGTGCCGCTGCAGCCCCTGGCGCATCAGTACGCGCACACGACCGAGTTGGACCTGCCGTCGCGTCGAGCTCGTACCGAAGCGGTTCTGCCCATCCTCCGTCATCAGGACGAGCGGCTCTACTACCGCGAACACGGCGATCACCTGGGAATCGGCTCGTACCACCACCGTCCCATGCCCGTCGATTCCCGCGAACTCGGTTCCAGTGAGAACGTGACCGCGCAGAACATGCCGTCGTCGATGCCGTTCACCGAAGCCGATTTCGCCGACGCCTGGCAGCGCAGCACCGAGCTCCTTCCCACGCTCGAACACGCGAAAATACAACACGCGTTCAACGGCATCTTCTCCTTCACACCCGACGGCGCACCGATCGTCGGAGAATCACGAGAAGTGCAGGGGCTCTGGGTCTCCGAGGCGATCTGGGTGACGCATTCTGCCGGCGTCGCGAAATCGCTCGCCGAGCAGATGATCACCGGGCACAGCGAGATCGACATGCACGAGTGCGACCTCTACCGATTCGAGAAGACCGACCTGGTGCCGTCGAACGTGGCGCGCACCAGTGCGCAGAACTTCGTCGAGGTGTACGACATCATCCATCCACTGCAGCCCAAGGTGGAACCGCGACCGCTCCGCGTCAGCCCGTTCTACGGTCGTCAGCAGGAGCTCGGCGCGATGTTCCTCGACGGTGCCGGCTGGGAGCGACCGCACTGGTACGAGTCGAACAGCGTTCTGCTCGAACAACTTCCGGAACAGTGGCAGGCACCGAAGCGAGAGCCGTGGTCGGCGAAGTTCTGGTCACCGATCAGCGCCGTCGAGGCCTGGCGCACCCGCGAGGCGGTGGCGATGTACGACATGACGCCGCTGCGACGCCTGGAGGTCGGAGGACCCGGTGCGCTCGCGCTGCTGCAGAAGCTGACGACCAACCAGCTCGACAAGAAGGTCGGCAGCGTCACCTACGCACTGATGCTCGACGCGACCGGTGGTGTTCGCAGCGATGTGACCGTCGCCCGAGTTGCCGAGGATCGGTTCCAAGTGGGAGTGAACGGTCCGCTCGACGAGGACTGGATGCTGCGTCATGCCGGCAGTGATGTGTACGTTCGCGACATCACCGGTGCCACCGCCTGTATCGGTCTGTGGGGACCGTTGGCGCGGGAGGTACTGGCTCCGCTCACCTCGGCAGACATTTCGCATACCGGTCTGAAGTACTTCAACGGCAGGACCATTCACGTCGGCGGGGTCGACGTCCTGGCGCTGCGACTGTCGTACGTGGGCGAGCTCGGCTGGGAGCTGTACACCGATGCCGATACCGCATTGCGCCTGTGGGACACCCTGTGGGACGCCGGACAGGAGCACGGTGTGGTCGCAGCGGGGCGCAGTGCGTTCAACAGTCTCCGACTGGAGAAGGGCTACCGGTCGTGGGGCACCGACATGACGACCGAACACGATCCGTATCAGGCGGGGCTCGGGTTTGCGGTACGAAAGGCCAAGGGCGACTTCATCGGAGCCTCGGCGCTGCAGGAAGAACGCGGCGGACCGGTGTTGACCTGCCTGACGTTGGACGACCCGTCGCACGTGGTGATGGGCAAGGAACCGGTCTTGATCGACGGCACCGTGGCTGGCTACGTCACCAGTGCCGCCTACGGCTACACGATCGGCAAGACTGTGGCCTACGCCTGGCTACCGGCAGGGCTGCAACCCGGCGAACACGTTGCAGTGCAGTACTTCCGAGACCTACTACCCGCGACGGTCATGGCCGAACCGCTGGTGGATCCCGACATGAACAAGATCAGGTGTTGA
- the solA gene encoding N-methyl-L-tryptophan oxidase: MTYDVIVLGIGGMGSAAACHLARRGQRVLGIDQFGPAHALGSSHGGSRIYRQSYFEDPAYVPLLLRAYELWHDLAADSGRDVFTETGGLYVGRPDGLTFGGSLRASEKWGLKHDVLDPAEAQRRFPTVRLRSDEFALFEEKAGIARPETTVAAHLDLAEAAGAELRYDEKVLGWESTDSSVTVTTVAGTYTAGALVISPGAWAPQLLAEIGVPLVVERQVMHWVTPESGEAAFDSSHHPVYICGDGPDQIYGFPAIDGDGGGVKISFFRAGTPCDPDTIDRTVHPEEIARLQERIVTTFPALSGPHLDAKTCMYTTTPDEHFVLAKHPDHANVTVACGFSGHGFKFVPVIGEVLADLAIDGATSHPIALFDPARCAVSA; the protein is encoded by the coding sequence ATGACGTATGACGTGATCGTCCTCGGGATCGGCGGCATGGGTAGCGCCGCCGCCTGTCACCTCGCCCGACGCGGGCAGCGGGTGCTGGGTATCGACCAATTCGGACCGGCGCATGCGCTGGGATCGAGTCACGGCGGCTCCCGCATCTACCGGCAGTCGTACTTCGAGGATCCGGCCTACGTGCCGTTGCTCCTGCGCGCGTACGAACTGTGGCACGACCTCGCCGCGGACAGTGGGCGCGATGTGTTCACCGAAACCGGTGGCCTCTATGTGGGAAGGCCCGACGGGCTCACGTTCGGCGGAAGCCTGCGGGCGTCGGAGAAGTGGGGTCTGAAGCACGACGTACTCGACCCTGCCGAGGCGCAGCGACGCTTCCCGACGGTCCGACTCAGGTCCGACGAGTTCGCCCTGTTCGAGGAGAAGGCGGGCATCGCGCGACCGGAGACGACGGTGGCCGCACATCTCGATCTCGCCGAGGCTGCCGGTGCCGAACTGCGCTACGACGAGAAGGTGCTCGGTTGGGAATCCACCGACTCCTCGGTGACCGTGACCACGGTGGCCGGAACGTACACCGCTGGAGCACTGGTCATTTCACCGGGAGCGTGGGCACCGCAGCTGTTGGCCGAGATCGGCGTACCGCTGGTGGTCGAACGGCAGGTGATGCACTGGGTCACCCCGGAATCGGGCGAAGCGGCCTTCGACAGCTCGCACCACCCCGTCTACATCTGCGGGGACGGGCCGGATCAGATCTACGGCTTTCCGGCCATCGACGGGGACGGCGGCGGTGTGAAGATCTCGTTCTTCCGCGCCGGGACACCGTGTGATCCCGACACCATCGACCGCACAGTGCATCCCGAAGAGATCGCTCGACTGCAGGAGCGCATCGTCACCACGTTCCCGGCGCTGTCGGGACCACACCTGGATGCGAAGACCTGCATGTACACCACGACGCCGGACGAGCATTTCGTACTGGCGAAGCATCCGGACCACGCCAATGTCACTGTGGCGTGCGGGTTCTCGGGCCACGGGTTCAAGTTCGTTCCCGTCATCGGAGAAGTTCTGGCCGACCTCGCGATCGACGGGGCCACGTCACACCCGATTGCGCTGTTCGACCCGGCGAGATGCGCGGTGTCGGCATGA
- a CDS encoding aromatic ring-hydroxylating oxygenase subunit alpha has product MTMVDPELQPTLLPTLGGETYVDPAYFVREQEQIFEQMWFCAVRSDDIAEPGKFRTVQVGRESILVSRNRKGGVTAFFNICRHRGATLCTEASGTVRRNFQCPYHAWTYDLDGKLIAAPNLIDMPMIDRVEYGLRKVHVREWLGYVWVCVAEEAPSFEDTVQGDVRERLGGVGAIDSYDVESLALGRRIVYDVKANWKLIVENFMECYHCATIHPELTEVLPEFADGMAAQTYVGHGAEFGSDIAGFTVDGSHGFDALDGVGEDRDRRYYAITIRPTVFVNLVPDHVIIHRMFPMSVDRTVVECDWLYAPAVVADPHSAATMDKSVELFHRVNEQDFEACERCQPAMSSRMYRDGGVLVPAEHHIRAFHDWVGSRLAGPTQ; this is encoded by the coding sequence ATGACCATGGTCGATCCCGAACTGCAGCCCACTCTGCTCCCGACGTTGGGCGGCGAAACGTACGTCGATCCAGCATATTTCGTTCGCGAGCAGGAGCAGATCTTCGAGCAGATGTGGTTTTGCGCCGTCAGATCGGACGACATCGCAGAGCCCGGAAAATTCCGCACGGTTCAGGTCGGTCGAGAGTCGATCCTGGTCAGCCGCAATCGGAAGGGCGGCGTGACCGCGTTCTTCAACATCTGCCGACATCGCGGCGCGACTCTGTGCACCGAGGCGTCGGGCACGGTGCGGCGAAACTTTCAATGTCCCTATCACGCATGGACGTACGATCTCGACGGCAAGCTGATCGCAGCTCCGAACCTGATCGATATGCCGATGATCGATCGGGTGGAGTACGGGCTCCGGAAGGTGCATGTCCGGGAATGGCTCGGATACGTCTGGGTGTGCGTTGCCGAGGAGGCCCCGTCGTTCGAGGACACGGTGCAGGGCGACGTTCGCGAACGACTCGGAGGTGTGGGTGCCATCGATTCGTACGACGTGGAATCACTCGCCCTCGGGCGCCGGATCGTCTACGACGTCAAGGCCAACTGGAAGCTCATCGTCGAGAACTTCATGGAGTGCTACCACTGCGCCACGATTCATCCCGAGCTCACCGAGGTGCTACCCGAGTTCGCCGACGGCATGGCAGCACAGACGTACGTGGGGCACGGTGCAGAGTTCGGCAGTGACATAGCCGGCTTCACCGTCGACGGCTCCCACGGATTCGACGCCCTCGACGGGGTAGGGGAGGATCGGGATCGACGGTACTACGCCATCACGATCAGGCCGACGGTGTTCGTCAACCTGGTTCCCGACCACGTCATCATCCATCGCATGTTCCCGATGTCCGTCGATCGAACGGTCGTCGAATGCGATTGGCTTTATGCCCCTGCAGTCGTGGCAGATCCGCACAGCGCGGCGACGATGGACAAGAGTGTGGAGCTGTTCCATCGCGTCAACGAGCAGGACTTCGAGGCGTGCGAGCGGTGCCAGCCGGCGATGTCGTCACGGATGTATCGCGACGGCGGCGTGCTGGTGCCGGCGGAGCATCACATCAGGGCGTTTCACGACTGGGTCGGATCACGCTTGGCCGGACCAACCCAATAG
- a CDS encoding IclR family transcriptional regulator, with product MSESPVQSVDRAIEVLEYLADHGESGVQDVAAHLEVHKSTAFRLLSALEFRRLVEQPGERGKYRLGIGLIRLATSVSAQLDITRIARPILQELADTIGETVNIAVPDGNVTVNIDQVRGGSSIISHNWLGERSALHATSSGKALMAYDDSLLKAGVDGHLELFTANTITTKTDLLDEIETVRSTGIAYAREELEIGLNATAATILSYDGSAVGAITVSGPAYRLDEDRLTAAGVSVLAAAQRVSTLLGWSGQA from the coding sequence GTGTCCGAGTCCCCTGTTCAGTCCGTCGATCGCGCGATCGAGGTGCTCGAATACCTTGCCGACCACGGTGAATCCGGCGTGCAGGACGTTGCGGCGCACCTCGAAGTGCACAAGTCCACGGCGTTTCGCCTGCTCAGCGCACTGGAGTTTCGCCGACTCGTCGAACAACCAGGCGAGCGCGGCAAGTATCGCCTCGGCATCGGTTTGATCCGCCTCGCCACGTCGGTATCCGCGCAACTCGACATCACCCGCATCGCCCGACCGATCCTGCAGGAACTCGCCGACACCATCGGCGAGACCGTCAACATCGCTGTGCCGGACGGCAACGTCACCGTCAATATCGATCAGGTCCGCGGCGGTTCGTCGATCATCAGTCACAACTGGCTCGGTGAGAGATCTGCTCTGCATGCGACGTCCAGCGGGAAAGCACTGATGGCGTACGACGACTCGCTTCTGAAAGCCGGAGTCGACGGTCATCTCGAACTGTTCACCGCCAACACCATCACCACCAAGACCGATCTGCTCGACGAGATCGAGACGGTCCGGTCCACCGGAATCGCCTACGCGCGCGAGGAGTTGGAGATCGGACTGAACGCGACAGCGGCCACCATCCTCAGCTACGACGGCTCCGCGGTGGGTGCGATCACCGTCTCGGGCCCCGCCTACCGACTTGACGAGGACCGCCTCACCGCGGCAGGGGTGTCCGTTCTCGCTGCTGCACAGCGCGTCTCGACGCTATTGGGTTGGTCCGGCCAAGCGTGA
- a CDS encoding AzlD domain-containing protein, producing the protein MNLTIPLLALIIGTYALRIAGPALRTRVTISPRMDKVMTTAVAVIFVALVATSTLLVGKDFAGFALPAGVAVAAVLAWRRAPFVVIVLAAAATTAGLRWVGVA; encoded by the coding sequence ATGAACCTCACGATTCCCCTGCTCGCGTTGATCATCGGCACCTACGCCCTCCGCATCGCCGGCCCGGCACTCCGAACCCGAGTCACCATCTCCCCTCGCATGGACAAGGTGATGACCACCGCAGTCGCCGTCATCTTCGTGGCACTGGTCGCCACCTCGACGCTCCTCGTAGGCAAGGACTTCGCCGGATTCGCGTTACCCGCAGGAGTAGCTGTCGCTGCCGTACTCGCCTGGCGACGAGCGCCGTTCGTGGTCATCGTTCTCGCCGCAGCCGCCACCACTGCGGGGCTTCGATGGGTCGGCGTCGCCTGA
- a CDS encoding AzlC family ABC transporter permease: MRSTWRTLQGVNIRDIALVCLADALVGASFGAISVAAGLPLWLPVVMSLVVFAGSSQFIFVGILAAGGNPVAAVASALLANIRLVPLGFSIGEVFRNVAPLKRLLGTHLITDEAVAFSVAEHDEGSRRTAFWVCGIGLFVTWNIGVAIGTLGGGAISDTAALGLDAAFPAILLGLIMPALRDRATRNAALAGACIALVASMFLPSGLPVLLALIAVVPAMLSNTPAAQKESA; this comes from the coding sequence ATGCGTTCGACATGGCGAACCCTGCAGGGGGTCAACATCCGCGACATTGCGTTGGTCTGCTTGGCCGACGCCTTGGTCGGGGCATCGTTCGGTGCCATCTCCGTAGCCGCGGGCCTGCCACTGTGGCTTCCGGTCGTGATGTCACTGGTGGTCTTCGCAGGCTCGTCCCAGTTCATCTTCGTCGGAATTCTGGCGGCCGGGGGAAATCCCGTTGCCGCTGTGGCCAGCGCGTTGCTCGCCAACATCCGACTGGTTCCGCTCGGCTTCTCCATCGGCGAGGTGTTTCGGAACGTCGCACCACTGAAGCGGCTACTCGGCACTCACCTCATCACCGACGAGGCAGTGGCCTTCAGCGTGGCCGAACACGACGAGGGCAGCCGTCGAACAGCGTTCTGGGTGTGCGGGATCGGACTGTTCGTCACCTGGAACATCGGCGTGGCGATCGGCACCCTTGGCGGTGGAGCGATCAGCGATACCGCCGCACTCGGTCTCGATGCCGCATTCCCTGCGATTCTGCTGGGACTGATCATGCCTGCGCTCCGAGACCGGGCAACCCGCAACGCAGCCCTCGCCGGAGCGTGCATTGCGCTCGTCGCGTCGATGTTCCTGCCCAGCGGACTACCCGTTCTCCTGGCACTGATCGCCGTCGTACCGGCAATGCTCTCCAATACCCCTGCCGCACAGAAGGAATCCGCATGA